In the genome of Streptomyces sp. V2I9, one region contains:
- a CDS encoding beta-ketoacyl synthase, with the protein MKRPAIAVTGLGMITPVGHTTDTTWDGVRAGVSPAATVPELRGCAVDFACTVSGIDLDDAVGGRTAFRMGRYVKFALLAAREAVADAGLDPAQWDGARVAVVVGTSSGGSAGLTEQAVALDRRGPEATSPSGILLTIPSMPAAEIAIDMKATGPSLAPCTACSSGVTALSVARDMLTLGHCDIAIAGATESIVFPVAMTGFGRSGAAAPRDGDPARLCRPFAADRAGLVMGEGAAVMVLERAEDARSRGAAPRALIAGTGATTDAHHPTSPHPSGAVAREAVDAALRDAGWQAGDVDHVNAHGTSTPLNDATEAALISRAYPHRPPVTAPKGVLGHCMGAAGAIEAGLTILTLQHGVIPPIANLDAPEPGFDIDCVTKAPRVTPVRRAVSHSFGFGGQNAVIALQAAP; encoded by the coding sequence ATGAAGCGACCCGCCATCGCCGTCACCGGGCTGGGAATGATCACCCCGGTCGGCCACACCACCGACACCACCTGGGACGGAGTCCGCGCCGGCGTCTCGCCCGCCGCGACCGTTCCCGAACTCCGGGGCTGCGCGGTCGACTTCGCCTGCACGGTCTCCGGCATCGACCTCGACGACGCCGTCGGCGGCCGGACCGCCTTCCGGATGGGCCGGTACGTCAAGTTCGCCCTCCTGGCCGCCCGCGAGGCGGTCGCCGACGCCGGGCTCGACCCCGCGCAGTGGGACGGCGCCCGGGTCGCCGTCGTCGTCGGCACCAGCAGCGGAGGATCCGCCGGGCTCACCGAACAGGCCGTCGCGCTGGACCGGCGAGGCCCCGAGGCCACCTCTCCCTCGGGCATCCTGCTGACCATCCCGAGCATGCCCGCGGCCGAGATCGCCATCGACATGAAGGCCACCGGCCCCAGCCTCGCCCCCTGCACGGCCTGTTCGTCGGGGGTGACCGCGCTCTCGGTCGCACGGGACATGCTGACGCTCGGCCACTGCGACATCGCCATCGCCGGGGCCACCGAGTCGATCGTCTTCCCGGTCGCCATGACCGGCTTCGGCCGCTCCGGCGCGGCGGCACCGCGGGACGGCGACCCCGCCCGGCTCTGCCGCCCCTTCGCCGCCGACCGGGCCGGGCTCGTCATGGGCGAGGGCGCCGCCGTCATGGTCCTGGAACGGGCCGAGGACGCCCGGTCCAGAGGAGCCGCCCCTCGAGCGCTGATCGCCGGCACGGGCGCCACCACGGACGCCCACCACCCCACCAGCCCCCACCCTTCCGGGGCGGTCGCGCGGGAAGCCGTCGACGCGGCGCTGCGCGACGCGGGCTGGCAGGCCGGAGACGTCGACCACGTCAACGCGCACGGGACGTCGACCCCCCTCAACGACGCCACCGAAGCCGCGCTCATCAGCCGGGCCTACCCGCACCGGCCGCCCGTCACCGCCCCCAAGGGCGTCCTGGGCCACTGCATGGGAGCGGCCGGCGCCATCGAGGCGGGCCTGACGATTCTCACGCTCCAGCACGGGGTGATCCCGCCGATCGCGAACCTGGACGCCCCCGAGCCCGGATTCGACATCGACTGCGTCACCAAGGCCCCGCGCGTGACACCCGTACGGCGGGCCGTCAGCCATTCCTTCGGCTTCGGCGGCCAGAACGCGGTGATCGCCCTCCAGGCCGCCCCCTGA
- a CDS encoding beta-ketoacyl-[acyl-carrier-protein] synthase family protein translates to MSLPADQAAEARTAAVAVTGVGLVTPAGADEHSFWEGLCSGHSTARRCDELAGLPVDFACPVDGIDLDAAVGGRSVWRMARFVKLALVAARQAVADAGLDPVRWDGSRVGVVLGVGVGGVSVLVDNAARLAASGPDAVSPLLVPMMIPNAAAGEVAIALKAGGPSLAPATACASGATAVAVARDLLLTGGCDVVVAGGAEAVLTPLVVTAFARMGALSTRGGDPAAASRPFAADRDGFVIGEGAAMLVLEREEGVRARGGRARALLTGAGSSTDAHHPTAPAPDGYGAQRAVQAALDQAGWAPGDVDHINAHGTSTPLNDAMEATLVSRLFPHRPSVTAPKGVLGHTLAAAGAIEAVATVLTLERSTVPPIANLDALPDAFPLDCVTKEPRHQRVETALSHSFGFGGHNVALAFQRA, encoded by the coding sequence ATGTCGCTCCCCGCTGATCAGGCCGCCGAGGCCCGGACCGCCGCCGTCGCGGTGACGGGCGTCGGCCTGGTGACACCCGCAGGGGCGGACGAGCACAGCTTCTGGGAGGGACTGTGCTCCGGGCACTCCACCGCCCGGCGGTGCGACGAACTGGCCGGACTCCCGGTCGACTTCGCGTGTCCGGTCGACGGCATCGATCTGGACGCGGCGGTGGGCGGCCGGTCGGTGTGGCGGATGGCCCGGTTCGTGAAGCTGGCGCTGGTGGCCGCCCGGCAGGCCGTCGCCGACGCCGGCCTCGACCCGGTCCGGTGGGACGGCAGCCGGGTCGGCGTGGTCCTCGGCGTGGGCGTCGGCGGTGTCTCCGTCCTCGTCGACAACGCGGCCAGACTGGCGGCCTCGGGCCCCGACGCGGTCTCCCCGCTGCTGGTCCCCATGATGATCCCCAACGCGGCGGCGGGCGAGGTCGCCATCGCGCTCAAGGCCGGCGGCCCGAGCCTCGCCCCGGCCACCGCCTGCGCCTCCGGGGCCACGGCCGTCGCCGTCGCCCGCGATCTGCTGCTGACCGGCGGCTGCGACGTGGTGGTGGCGGGCGGCGCGGAGGCGGTGCTGACCCCGCTGGTGGTCACCGCGTTCGCCCGGATGGGCGCGCTGTCCACCCGTGGCGGAGACCCGGCGGCCGCGTCCCGTCCGTTCGCCGCCGACCGGGACGGCTTCGTCATCGGTGAGGGCGCGGCCATGCTCGTCCTGGAGCGCGAGGAAGGCGTACGCGCCCGCGGGGGCCGCGCGCGCGCCCTGCTCACCGGGGCCGGCTCCAGCACGGACGCCCACCACCCCACCGCCCCGGCCCCCGACGGGTACGGTGCCCAGCGCGCCGTCCAGGCGGCCCTCGACCAGGCGGGCTGGGCGCCGGGCGATGTCGACCACATCAACGCCCACGGGACCTCCACGCCGCTCAACGACGCCATGGAGGCCACGCTCGTCTCCCGGCTCTTCCCGCACCGGCCGTCGGTCACCGCGCCCAAGGGCGTCCTCGGGCACACCCTGGCGGCGGCGGGCGCGATCGAGGCGGTGGCCACCGTGCTGACACTGGAGCGTTCCACCGTGCCGCCGATCGCCAACCTGGACGCGCTGCCCGATGCCTTCCCACTCGACTGTGTGACGAAGGAACCCCGCCACCAGCGGGTCGAGACCGCGCTCAGCCACTCCTTCGGCTTCGGCGGCCACAATGTCGCCCTCGCCTTCCAACGTGCCTGA
- a CDS encoding beta-ketoacyl-ACP synthase 3: MLQSVAGWVPGEPVANDRLPADWEVDDAWVRRRTGIGSRHRAGPDVATGDLAYEAAARLLARAPARGEVDAVVLATATPDHLCPGTAPALAARLGLGTVPALDIAAVCSGFVYGLAVCHGLVASGLYDRVLLVGADVYSTWLDPADRSAGVVFGDGAGAALVAAGLPGDPGELLAFDLGSDGTGYSLITVPGGGARERASGKPPGPGDAYFRMRGATVYQHAVERMTDSCRALLDRVGWDPAEVDRFVPHQANARILRAVAERVGIAPQRCVTHLEQVGNTGAASIPLALADAADGGLLRPGDRVLLTAFGGGLTWGSAALRWPGTPQTMCTDSMEGTQHVAPR, translated from the coding sequence GTGCTGCAGAGCGTGGCGGGCTGGGTGCCGGGCGAGCCGGTCGCCAACGACCGGCTCCCCGCCGACTGGGAGGTCGACGACGCCTGGGTCCGCCGCCGGACCGGCATCGGCAGCCGGCACCGCGCCGGACCGGACGTCGCGACGGGCGACCTCGCCTACGAAGCGGCCGCCCGGCTGCTGGCCCGCGCCCCGGCGAGGGGCGAGGTGGACGCGGTGGTCCTCGCCACCGCCACCCCCGACCACCTCTGTCCGGGCACCGCCCCCGCGCTCGCGGCCCGCCTCGGGCTCGGCACCGTACCGGCCCTGGACATCGCCGCCGTGTGCAGCGGCTTCGTCTACGGCCTCGCCGTCTGCCACGGCCTGGTCGCCTCGGGGCTCTACGACCGCGTCCTGCTGGTGGGTGCCGACGTCTACTCGACCTGGCTCGACCCGGCCGACCGCTCGGCGGGCGTCGTCTTCGGCGACGGGGCGGGCGCCGCCCTCGTGGCGGCCGGGCTGCCCGGCGACCCCGGCGAACTGCTCGCGTTCGACCTGGGCAGCGACGGCACGGGCTACAGCCTGATCACCGTCCCCGGCGGCGGCGCACGGGAACGGGCGAGCGGCAAGCCGCCGGGCCCGGGCGACGCGTACTTCCGGATGCGGGGCGCCACCGTCTACCAGCACGCCGTCGAACGGATGACCGACTCCTGCCGGGCGCTCCTGGACCGGGTCGGCTGGGACCCGGCCGAGGTCGACCGCTTCGTGCCGCATCAGGCCAACGCCCGCATCCTGCGCGCCGTCGCGGAACGCGTCGGCATCGCCCCGCAGCGGTGCGTGACCCATCTGGAGCAGGTCGGCAACACCGGAGCCGCCTCCATCCCGCTGGCCCTGGCCGACGCGGCGGACGGGGGCCTGCTCCGCCCCGGCGACCGGGTGCTGCTCACCGCTTTCGGGGGCGGACTGACCTGGGGCTCGGCGGCACTCCGCTGGCCCGGGACCCCGCAGACCATGTGCACGGATTCGATGGAAGGAACACAGCATGTCGCTCCCCGCTGA
- a CDS encoding acyl-CoA dehydrogenase yields the protein MNDAASPSTNDLLTTVLFGPNFRQEHGFWRRLLTTEPFRRPGGGTPDERLALSYHRLRILNNALDSGARVAADPRALSALHEWLGPVDPALTTVAGIHYNLFLGSLLDHDAGTSRDLSDFLALRRVGTFLCTEVAHGNDAAAIETTATYDRERDGFVLHTPHAGAQKFMPNTSPAGGPKSGVVAARLLADGTDHGVFLFLAPLTDAHRALPGVRVRRLPARMGSPVDHCLTSFDRCFVPRGALLAGQQGRIGDDGRFRSDVPNRRRRFLASIGRVTPGKLSMSACAVGSARVTLAIAVRYAGHRMISASRAARQVPVYAHRTHHGPLAGAMATVYAMSLLHRRALDRWESAPEADRDEAERLVAVAKGWITWRARDVIVECRERCGAQGLLENNGMTELFTGIEGAITAEGDNLAVHAKAAAEMLFSATEREAVEGDGPGDPGDPAFLGSLFGAVEDLWFARARARMSAAPPGDPLGRWNAASPAALRGVEAHAYRQADEAYAEAAARLPEGEARERLTELRRLFALRWIDRNSGDLLAAGRLTADQVTSLPDAMEEAVAVVAEHTPSLVATFALPERLMSDWPIAGPRYADVYDDPEGPWHRGRRAGARSRAGEFRRPVCGSRRRPLREKVAALGTRGVLMAYWGTASVLARWFEKPQVSADESVHPKA from the coding sequence ATGAATGACGCGGCCTCGCCGTCCACGAACGACCTGCTCACCACCGTGCTCTTCGGACCGAACTTCCGTCAGGAACACGGATTCTGGCGTCGCCTGCTGACAACAGAACCGTTTCGTCGCCCCGGTGGCGGCACCCCCGACGAACGACTCGCTCTCTCCTACCACCGGCTGCGCATCCTCAACAACGCGCTGGACAGCGGTGCGCGGGTGGCCGCCGACCCGCGCGCGCTGTCCGCCCTGCATGAATGGCTCGGCCCGGTCGACCCCGCCCTGACGACCGTGGCGGGCATCCACTACAACCTCTTCCTCGGCAGCCTCCTCGACCACGACGCGGGCACCTCGCGCGACCTGTCCGACTTCCTCGCCCTGCGCCGCGTGGGCACCTTCCTCTGTACGGAGGTGGCGCACGGCAACGACGCGGCGGCGATCGAGACGACCGCGACGTACGACCGTGAACGCGACGGCTTCGTGCTCCACACCCCCCATGCCGGGGCGCAGAAGTTCATGCCCAACACCAGCCCCGCCGGAGGCCCCAAGTCCGGTGTGGTGGCGGCCCGTCTGCTCGCCGACGGCACCGACCACGGGGTCTTCCTCTTCCTCGCCCCGCTCACCGACGCCCACCGCGCCCTGCCGGGGGTGCGGGTGCGGCGGCTGCCCGCCCGGATGGGGTCCCCGGTCGACCACTGCCTGACCTCCTTCGACCGCTGCTTCGTCCCGCGCGGGGCGCTGCTCGCCGGGCAGCAGGGGCGGATCGGCGACGACGGCCGGTTCCGCAGTGACGTACCCAACCGCAGAAGGCGGTTCCTCGCCTCCATCGGGCGGGTCACCCCCGGCAAGCTCTCCATGAGCGCCTGCGCGGTCGGCTCCGCGCGGGTCACCCTGGCCATCGCCGTCCGGTACGCCGGACACCGGATGATCTCCGCGTCCCGCGCCGCCCGGCAGGTCCCGGTGTACGCGCACCGCACCCACCACGGGCCGCTGGCCGGGGCGATGGCCACCGTCTACGCGATGAGCCTGCTGCACCGCAGGGCCCTGGACCGCTGGGAGTCGGCCCCGGAGGCCGACCGGGACGAGGCGGAGCGCCTGGTCGCCGTCGCCAAGGGGTGGATCACCTGGCGGGCGCGTGACGTCATCGTCGAATGCCGTGAGCGCTGCGGCGCCCAGGGGCTGTTGGAGAACAACGGGATGACCGAGCTGTTCACCGGCATCGAGGGCGCCATCACCGCCGAGGGCGACAACCTCGCCGTGCACGCCAAGGCCGCCGCCGAGATGCTGTTCAGCGCCACCGAACGGGAGGCCGTCGAGGGCGACGGCCCCGGAGACCCGGGAGACCCCGCCTTCCTCGGCAGCCTGTTCGGGGCGGTGGAGGACCTCTGGTTCGCCCGTGCCCGCGCGCGGATGAGCGCCGCCCCGCCCGGCGACCCGCTCGGCCGCTGGAACGCCGCCTCCCCGGCCGCGCTGCGCGGTGTCGAGGCCCACGCCTACCGGCAGGCGGACGAGGCGTACGCCGAGGCCGCGGCCCGGCTGCCCGAGGGCGAGGCGCGCGAACGCCTCACCGAGCTGCGGCGGCTCTTCGCGCTCCGGTGGATCGACCGCAACAGCGGTGACCTGCTCGCCGCCGGACGGCTGACCGCCGATCAGGTCACCTCGCTCCCCGACGCGATGGAGGAGGCGGTCGCCGTGGTGGCCGAGCACACCCCCTCGCTGGTGGCGACCTTCGCGCTTCCCGAGCGCCTGATGTCGGACTGGCCCATCGCCGGCCCCCGCTACGCCGACGTCTACGACGACCCCGAGGGCCCCTGGCACCGGGGCCGCAGGGCCGGAGCCCGCAGCCGGGCGGGGGAGTTCCGCCGGCCCGTCTGCGGCAGCAGGAGGCGACCGCTGCGGGAGAAGGTCGCGGCGCTCGGTACCCGAGGGGTGCTGATGGCGTATTGGGGGACCGCGTCGGTGCTCGCCCGATGGTTCGAGAAGCCGCAGGTGAGCGCTGACGAATCGGTTCACCCGAAGGCGTAA
- a CDS encoding winged helix-turn-helix domain-containing protein produces MDSEESRRTLDPVEDGAAFKALTHPLRLTLLGLLRQHGPATASELAGRTGESSASTSYHLRVLAKYAFVTEAVHRDGRERRWKSVHAMTSWSNEALRRSPGGSAILNVLHRRQIEHLQQSLDHHEADLEDGLLAQEWQEPSGISDMMPRLTPESLAELWEAFRAKTDELSARDAGDPRAERVVLFTAGLPLAPQPEAARDRADASAGPDATDAGSPDATTGDAS; encoded by the coding sequence ATGGACAGCGAAGAGAGTCGTCGCACACTCGATCCCGTGGAGGACGGTGCCGCCTTCAAGGCGCTCACCCACCCCCTCCGCCTCACCCTGCTCGGGCTGCTGCGGCAGCACGGCCCGGCCACCGCCAGTGAGCTCGCGGGCAGGACAGGGGAGTCGTCGGCCTCCACCAGCTACCACCTGCGCGTGCTCGCGAAGTATGCCTTCGTCACCGAGGCCGTGCACCGCGACGGCCGCGAACGCCGCTGGAAGTCCGTGCACGCCATGACCTCGTGGAGCAACGAGGCGCTGCGCCGCAGCCCCGGCGGCAGCGCGATCCTCAACGTTCTGCACCGCCGTCAGATCGAGCACCTCCAGCAGTCGTTGGACCACCACGAGGCGGACCTTGAGGACGGCCTGCTGGCTCAGGAGTGGCAGGAGCCCTCGGGCATCAGCGACATGATGCCCCGGCTGACCCCGGAGTCCCTCGCCGAACTGTGGGAGGCGTTCCGGGCGAAGACGGACGAGCTGAGCGCCCGCGACGCCGGGGACCCCCGCGCCGAACGGGTCGTCCTGTTCACCGCCGGACTGCCGTTGGCCCCGCAGCCGGAGGCCGCCCGGGACCGCGCGGACGCCTCCGCCGGGCCTGACGCGACGGACGCCGGAAGCCCGGACGCCACCACCGGAGACGCGTCGTGA
- a CDS encoding carbohydrate kinase — protein sequence MPDHGELLVIGECVADIVQLPGEAPRVHPGGSPANVAYGLARLGHRTVLLTQLGADDNGRLIRAHLASGGVDVRTDGSATATPSAAVTLDAAGRATYAFDVTWDLSPVAVAPAPAHVHTGSIGAVAAPGSATVLDLVRSARPTATVSYDPNVRPALMGDRATAVRRVEECVALSDLVKASDEDLEWLYPGEEPDRIAERWLGLGPAAVLVTRGGDGALALLPGGPIPVEAPRVEVADTVGAGDAFMSGTLHALAAHGLIGEGARERLPAVDRDTVVDVLRHAVASAAVTVSRAGANPPGAHELRDALAHN from the coding sequence ATGCCCGACCACGGCGAACTGCTGGTCATCGGTGAATGCGTGGCCGACATCGTCCAACTCCCCGGAGAGGCCCCGCGTGTCCATCCGGGCGGCAGCCCCGCCAACGTCGCGTACGGCCTGGCCCGTCTCGGCCACCGCACCGTGCTGCTCACCCAGCTCGGCGCGGACGACAACGGGCGGCTCATCCGGGCGCACCTGGCCTCCGGCGGGGTCGACGTGCGCACCGACGGCTCCGCCACGGCCACGCCGTCGGCCGCCGTCACCCTCGACGCGGCCGGGCGGGCCACGTACGCCTTCGACGTCACCTGGGACCTCTCCCCGGTCGCCGTCGCCCCCGCGCCGGCCCATGTGCACACCGGGTCGATCGGGGCGGTGGCCGCGCCCGGATCGGCCACCGTCCTGGACCTCGTCCGCTCCGCCCGGCCCACCGCGACCGTCAGCTACGACCCCAATGTGCGGCCCGCCCTCATGGGCGACCGCGCGACGGCTGTACGCCGGGTCGAGGAGTGCGTGGCGCTGAGCGACCTGGTCAAGGCGAGCGACGAGGACCTGGAGTGGCTGTACCCGGGGGAGGAGCCGGACCGGATCGCGGAACGCTGGCTGGGGCTCGGCCCCGCCGCCGTGCTCGTGACGCGGGGAGGCGACGGGGCCCTGGCCCTCCTGCCCGGCGGCCCGATCCCGGTCGAGGCGCCGAGGGTCGAGGTCGCCGACACCGTCGGCGCGGGCGACGCCTTCATGTCGGGGACCCTCCACGCCCTCGCCGCGCACGGGCTGATCGGCGAAGGCGCGCGGGAACGGTTGCCCGCCGTGGACCGGGACACCGTCGTCGACGTCCTGCGCCACGCGGTCGCCTCCGCCGCCGTGACCGTCTCGCGGGCCGGGGCCAACCCGCCCGGCGCGCACGAGCTCCGCGACGCCCTCGCGCACAACTGA
- a CDS encoding M12 family metallo-peptidase translates to MRATLKAALALGIGASLCAAPTGAPASAHPVAAEARAASGARKPARCPVVDVLAVYTPKAAKRVGGEHRVPASAQRIAARMNRSLAGGGLCGTIRVVHPYTAAGHEGPEEFRAAHAALKDHRSPGIGRRVHEQRARYGADLVVLLVDRPERGGGTADYTPALDASTDEYAYAVVDVDGIELDSASHEIGHTLGLAHDRRTLAGDPGGSMSVGRDRPYNTGWITEDGRRYTIMAYRSSCGGHCRSISRFSSATGTWNGHRLGDADNDGVRALRETMAIVAGYRDRN, encoded by the coding sequence ATGCGCGCGACCTTGAAGGCGGCCCTGGCCCTCGGCATCGGCGCGTCCCTCTGCGCGGCCCCGACGGGTGCGCCCGCCTCGGCGCACCCCGTCGCCGCCGAGGCCCGTGCGGCGTCCGGGGCGAGGAAGCCGGCGCGGTGTCCGGTCGTCGACGTACTGGCCGTCTACACACCGAAGGCCGCGAAACGCGTCGGCGGCGAGCACCGGGTGCCCGCCTCGGCCCAGCGGATCGCGGCCCGGATGAACCGGTCACTGGCGGGCGGCGGGCTCTGCGGCACCATCCGCGTCGTCCACCCGTACACGGCGGCCGGTCACGAGGGCCCGGAGGAGTTCCGCGCGGCGCACGCCGCCCTGAAGGACCACAGGTCACCGGGGATCGGCCGGCGGGTCCACGAACAGCGGGCGCGGTACGGCGCCGATCTGGTCGTCCTCCTCGTGGACCGCCCGGAGCGGGGCGGCGGCACGGCGGACTACACGCCCGCACTCGATGCCTCGACCGACGAGTACGCCTACGCGGTCGTCGACGTCGACGGCATCGAGCTGGACTCGGCGAGCCACGAGATCGGCCACACCCTGGGGCTCGCCCACGACCGCAGGACCCTGGCCGGCGATCCGGGCGGCTCGATGAGCGTGGGCCGTGACCGGCCGTACAACACCGGCTGGATCACCGAGGACGGCAGGCGCTACACGATCATGGCGTACCGCTCGTCGTGCGGGGGCCACTGCCGAAGCATCAGCAGGTTCTCCAGCGCCACGGGGACATGGAACGGCCACCGGCTGGGCGACGCGGACAACGACGGCGTACGGGCGCTGCGCGAGACCATGGCGATCGTCGCCGGGTACCGCGACAGGAACTGA
- a CDS encoding acyl carrier protein, which yields MTTIHPKITEVLTGTFKVPAAEVLPESTMDSLEMDSLAVAEFAVIIKETLGVTADSEKLYKDATLADITAYIDAAVGSMEAEATVPVSNTR from the coding sequence ATGACGACCATCCACCCCAAGATCACCGAGGTGCTGACCGGGACGTTCAAGGTGCCCGCCGCCGAGGTCCTGCCGGAGTCCACCATGGACAGCCTGGAGATGGACTCCCTCGCGGTCGCCGAGTTCGCCGTCATCATCAAGGAGACCCTGGGCGTCACCGCCGACTCCGAGAAGCTCTACAAGGACGCCACGCTGGCCGACATCACCGCGTACATCGACGCGGCCGTCGGCAGCATGGAGGCCGAAGCGACGGTGCCGGTGAGCAACACCCGATGA
- a CDS encoding MFS transporter, which translates to MTRRPAFAAAPAGGLDEATARRRYVAVSFLFWFPIGMSIAPGVLLFTERGMGLAAIAGFFAVHSLTAAAMELPTGGLSDVIGRRPVLALAGLLNLTAFTLIGLGAAGWAIALGMGLMGLARALSSGPAEAWYVDTVHAHAGPDADLRTGLARGGSATSAALAIGTLLGGGLPWLLGLAPGAGEWLTGATGGLVIPLSVPALFGALVELVFVLYVLSSLPEPPRPRTTLRLVVGGVPAAIAAGLRLGARDALIRRILLTASAAGAALAAVELLTPGRAAALMGTAESGALVYAGLACAGFLCSAIGSQLAPLVARFSGGSERAVLVSLAFTVLGLTLLGITAHTMSALATAVAVAGYGLVYLGLGAAGPNENDLLHRRVDASGRATALSVQSLALQLVAAGAGLGAGALPPGPLPWLLAATAVLAGALLWVRRTAPAKPLADTAPRTEAAVNP; encoded by the coding sequence GTGACGCGCCGCCCGGCCTTCGCCGCCGCCCCTGCGGGCGGCCTCGACGAGGCGACCGCACGCCGCCGGTACGTAGCGGTCTCCTTCCTCTTCTGGTTCCCCATCGGCATGTCCATCGCCCCCGGAGTGCTCCTCTTCACCGAACGGGGGATGGGCCTCGCCGCCATCGCGGGCTTCTTCGCCGTGCACTCCCTCACCGCCGCCGCGATGGAACTGCCCACCGGCGGGCTGTCCGACGTCATCGGGCGACGCCCCGTCCTGGCCCTCGCCGGACTGCTCAACCTCACCGCCTTCACCCTCATCGGCCTCGGCGCGGCGGGCTGGGCCATCGCCCTCGGCATGGGCCTGATGGGCCTCGCCCGCGCCCTGTCCAGCGGACCCGCCGAAGCCTGGTACGTGGACACCGTCCACGCCCACGCCGGACCCGACGCCGACCTGCGTACGGGCCTGGCGCGCGGCGGGTCCGCCACTTCGGCCGCTCTCGCCATCGGGACCCTGCTCGGCGGCGGACTGCCCTGGCTGCTCGGACTCGCCCCCGGTGCGGGGGAGTGGCTGACCGGCGCGACCGGCGGGCTCGTGATCCCGCTCTCCGTTCCCGCCCTGTTCGGCGCGCTGGTCGAACTCGTCTTCGTGCTCTACGTGCTCAGCTCCCTGCCCGAACCGCCCCGGCCCCGCACCACCCTGCGCCTGGTCGTGGGCGGTGTGCCCGCCGCCATCGCCGCCGGTCTGCGACTCGGCGCCCGCGACGCCCTGATCCGTCGCATCCTGCTGACCGCGAGCGCCGCCGGGGCCGCCCTCGCCGCCGTCGAACTGCTCACTCCGGGCCGGGCGGCCGCCCTCATGGGGACCGCGGAATCCGGCGCCCTGGTCTACGCCGGGCTCGCCTGCGCGGGATTCCTGTGCTCCGCGATCGGCAGCCAACTCGCCCCGCTGGTCGCCCGGTTCTCCGGCGGCAGCGAGCGCGCGGTGCTCGTGAGCCTCGCGTTCACGGTGCTGGGGCTGACCCTGCTCGGGATCACCGCACACACGATGAGCGCCCTTGCCACCGCGGTGGCCGTCGCCGGCTACGGGCTCGTGTACCTGGGACTCGGAGCCGCGGGCCCCAACGAGAACGACCTGCTGCACCGCCGCGTCGACGCCTCCGGCCGCGCCACCGCCCTCTCCGTCCAGTCGCTCGCCCTGCAACTGGTCGCCGCCGGGGCGGGACTGGGCGCGGGCGCCCTGCCGCCGGGCCCGCTGCCCTGGCTGCTCGCCGCCACCGCCGTGCTGGCCGGCGCCCTCCTCTGGGTACGCCGGACCGCCCCCGCGAAGCCGCTCGCCGACACCGCTCCCCGTACGGAGGCGGCGGTGAACCCGTAG
- a CDS encoding ABC transporter substrate-binding protein has translation MTEQSEWRFSDDRGRQSAAPRPPRRVLAYVQAGATLWDLGIRPMAVFGSEHDGPDPDTAKTGTLPFGEVAYVGAGGSLDAERLLSAGPDLVVAVSYGGGHVYGLTPETAERLEERVPVVVLDVGQARTFGRIGDRFALLARSLGAPDRPGAEREPAAARERLRAVAATPPADGPRVLALSPASPDRAYVARPAMWPELRVLTELGVQVVEPPEGPGVNWATLDRAGILALRPEVILADARAHAAPLEGLWGRGAPPVPVIAWNPEPLYGPRDHARFLGRVADALEAARAG, from the coding sequence GTGACGGAGCAGAGCGAATGGCGGTTCTCCGACGACCGGGGGCGGCAGTCGGCGGCGCCTCGGCCGCCTCGGCGGGTGCTGGCCTACGTCCAGGCCGGCGCGACTCTGTGGGACCTCGGTATCCGGCCGATGGCCGTCTTCGGGTCCGAGCACGACGGCCCGGACCCCGACACGGCGAAGACCGGGACCCTGCCCTTCGGCGAGGTCGCGTACGTCGGTGCCGGCGGCTCCCTGGACGCCGAGCGGCTGCTGAGCGCGGGGCCGGACCTCGTGGTGGCCGTCAGCTACGGCGGTGGCCACGTCTACGGGCTGACACCCGAGACGGCCGAACGCCTGGAGGAGCGGGTGCCGGTGGTCGTCCTCGACGTCGGTCAGGCCCGGACGTTCGGGCGGATCGGCGACCGGTTCGCCCTGCTGGCCCGTTCGCTCGGGGCCCCGGACCGGCCGGGTGCGGAGCGGGAACCGGCCGCCGCCCGCGAGCGGTTGCGCGCCGTGGCCGCCACCCCGCCGGCCGACGGCCCCCGTGTGCTCGCCCTCTCTCCGGCGAGCCCGGACCGGGCGTACGTCGCGCGCCCGGCGATGTGGCCCGAGTTGCGCGTCCTCACCGAACTGGGCGTCCAGGTGGTCGAGCCGCCCGAGGGGCCGGGGGTCAACTGGGCCACGCTCGACCGCGCCGGCATCCTCGCCCTGCGGCCCGAGGTGATCCTGGCCGACGCCCGCGCCCACGCCGCCCCGCTGGAGGGGCTGTGGGGGCGCGGCGCCCCGCCTGTGCCCGTCATCGCGTGGAACCCCGAACCCCTCTACGGGCCCCGCGACCACGCCCGGTTCCTGGGCCGGGTCGCGGACGCCCTGGAGGCGGCGCGGGCGGGCTGA